A region of Candidatus Binatia bacterium DNA encodes the following proteins:
- a CDS encoding MotA/TolQ/ExbB proton channel family protein: MMDIVTFFDLIQQGYYATYPLLLCSIVALAVAGERMWALRGLDARMLNVAKQIGFFLRRGDLEGARDMVERDAGDLPLGRIYLELLPRAADTPIEDLIALADGHRVEQTQALKRNVWLLGTIGSAAPFIGLFGTVVGIMRAFHSMAQTGTGGFAVVAAGISEALVATALGLGVAIIAVALYNYFQVRLNDMGTTMRVGITRFVDGVCAWRGERGSRQVA, translated from the coding sequence ATGATGGACATCGTCACGTTCTTCGATCTGATCCAGCAGGGCTACTACGCCACCTATCCGCTCCTGCTGTGCTCGATCGTCGCTCTCGCCGTCGCCGGCGAGCGGATGTGGGCGCTGCGCGGCCTCGACGCCCGCATGCTGAACGTCGCGAAGCAGATCGGCTTCTTCCTGCGTCGCGGCGATCTCGAAGGCGCGCGCGACATGGTCGAGCGTGACGCCGGCGACCTGCCGCTCGGCCGCATCTACCTCGAGCTGCTGCCGCGCGCCGCCGACACGCCGATCGAGGATCTGATCGCCCTCGCCGACGGGCACCGCGTCGAGCAGACCCAGGCGCTCAAGCGCAACGTCTGGCTGCTCGGCACGATCGGCAGCGCGGCGCCGTTCATCGGACTCTTCGGCACCGTGGTCGGCATCATGCGCGCCTTCCACAGCATGGCGCAGACGGGCACCGGCGGCTTCGCCGTGGTCGCGGCCGGCATCTCCGAGGCGCTGGTCGCGACGGCGCTCGGTCTCGGCGTCGCGATCATCGCGGTCGCGCTCTACAACTACTTCCAAGTGCGCTTGAACGACATGGGCACGACGATGCGCGTCGGCATCACGCGCTTCGTCGACGGCGTCTGCGCCTGGCGAGGGGAACGTGGCAGTCGGCAGGTTGCCTGA
- a CDS encoding biopolymer transporter ExbD: MPEHDNGDGDAIVAEINITPLTDIFLVLLIIFMITSSAMIESGPRVDLPEAGVTSTETKGVVVTVDAEENIYVNGEQTSREQLAAGLKAAVDSSDVKRVVLQGDKGVQLGDVVYILDEARNAGALEVAIAATRRK; the protein is encoded by the coding sequence TTGCCTGAGCACGACAACGGCGACGGCGACGCGATCGTCGCCGAGATCAACATCACGCCGCTCACCGACATCTTCCTCGTCCTGCTGATCATCTTCATGATCACCAGCTCGGCGATGATCGAGTCGGGGCCGCGCGTGGATCTGCCCGAGGCGGGCGTGACCTCGACCGAGACGAAGGGCGTGGTGGTCACCGTCGACGCCGAGGAGAACATCTACGTGAACGGCGAGCAGACGAGCCGCGAGCAGCTCGCCGCTGGCCTCAAGGCCGCGGTCGACAGCAGCGACGTCAAGCGCGTCGTGCTGCAGGGCGACAAGGGCGTCCAGCTCGGCGACGTCGTCTACATCCTCGACGAGGCGCGCAACGCCGGCGCGCTGGAGGTCGCCATCGCCGCCACGCGGCGGAAGTGA
- a CDS encoding ribonuclease Z, which yields MASTFAPRLVNGPFGDPGLFVELRWQGTAVLFDLGRNDGLPAADLLKVTHVFVSHTHMDHFIGFDRVLRLFLNRDKRLYLYGPEGILDCVQGKLSGYVWNLTESYPFVFDVTEVAASGSRRSVFRASTGFRREDAELLPAQASSGPSTTPLLVDEGHFRVRAAITDHRIPCLAFAIDEPTHLNVDGDRLARGGYAPGRWLAELKDAIRAGAPDDTRITAQRADRTQAERTLGELRDLVRITPGQKIGYIVDTRFLPENLAVLLPVMHNADVLFCESPFLDEDRDQAAMRYHLTAAEAGTIARLARARRLKVFHYSPRYQGRGDLLRQEAEAAFRGRIDPGVLAELGAAVA from the coding sequence ATGGCTTCGACGTTCGCCCCACGGCTGGTGAACGGCCCCTTCGGCGACCCGGGGCTGTTCGTCGAGCTGCGCTGGCAGGGCACCGCAGTGCTGTTCGACCTGGGGCGCAACGACGGGCTGCCCGCGGCCGACCTGCTGAAGGTGACCCACGTGTTCGTGTCGCACACGCACATGGATCACTTCATCGGCTTCGACCGCGTGCTGCGTCTCTTCCTGAACCGCGACAAGCGGCTCTACCTCTACGGACCCGAGGGCATCCTCGACTGCGTGCAGGGCAAGCTCTCGGGCTACGTCTGGAACCTCACCGAGAGCTATCCGTTCGTCTTCGACGTCACCGAGGTCGCGGCGTCGGGCTCGCGCCGCTCGGTGTTCCGCGCGAGCACGGGCTTCCGGCGCGAGGACGCGGAGCTGCTGCCGGCGCAGGCGTCGAGCGGGCCGAGCACGACGCCGCTGCTCGTCGACGAGGGACACTTCCGCGTCCGCGCGGCGATCACCGACCACCGCATCCCGTGCCTCGCGTTCGCGATCGACGAGCCGACCCACCTCAACGTCGACGGCGATCGGCTCGCGCGCGGCGGCTATGCGCCCGGACGCTGGCTCGCCGAGCTCAAGGACGCGATCCGCGCCGGCGCGCCCGACGACACGCGGATCACGGCGCAGCGTGCGGATCGCACGCAGGCCGAGCGCACGCTCGGCGAGCTGCGCGATCTCGTGCGCATCACGCCGGGGCAGAAGATCGGCTACATCGTCGACACGCGCTTCCTGCCGGAGAACCTCGCCGTGCTGCTGCCGGTGATGCACAACGCCGACGTGCTGTTCTGCGAGTCGCCGTTCCTCGACGAGGACCGCGATCAGGCGGCGATGCGCTACCACTTGACGGCGGCGGAGGCCGGCACCATCGCGCGGCTCGCGCGCGCGCGGCGCCTCAAGGTCTTCCACTACTCGCCGCGCTACCAGGGTCGCGGCGATCTGCTGCGGCAGGAGGCCGAGGCGGCGTTTCGCGGTCGCATCGACCCCGGCGTGCTCGCGGAGCTCGGCGCCGCGGTCGCCTGA